A section of the Cryobacterium soli genome encodes:
- a CDS encoding DnaJ domain-containing protein, producing MSESPAAASPYEVLGVSPSATDEELRRAYRRKLRQSHPDVGGSAASFHAVQLAWERIGSPASRAAYDGARYPGATDAGGAGRAAGPATARSASTGVKARMYGHPGGHSRQRYLALLREWAGRGTTIEDPYASDLIRSAPREIRHRLAKALAEESTAQLIAGLGIGYTAWHDVATLGDVEKIDHVVLGPAGLFAILSEDWGAPVQLRRGELVGDALEPGEEPLSEFAAAARILSKSLRVRFTALIVVAPDEAVTEPFSLPSRGRRAMVVVIPRSRLVGVLRDGIAGMERGSFEKVFELRSTLQNGIRFVED from the coding sequence ATGTCAGAGAGTCCGGCTGCGGCCAGCCCGTACGAGGTGCTGGGCGTGAGCCCGTCGGCGACCGACGAAGAACTCCGGCGCGCCTACCGTCGGAAACTTCGCCAGTCTCACCCCGACGTCGGTGGCTCCGCGGCCTCGTTCCACGCCGTGCAGCTGGCCTGGGAACGCATCGGCAGCCCGGCGAGCCGGGCCGCGTACGACGGCGCCCGGTATCCCGGCGCCACGGATGCCGGGGGAGCCGGGAGGGCCGCCGGACCGGCAACTGCGCGATCGGCGTCCACCGGGGTGAAGGCGCGCATGTACGGGCACCCGGGCGGGCATTCCCGGCAACGCTATCTGGCGTTGCTGCGCGAGTGGGCCGGACGCGGCACCACCATCGAGGACCCCTATGCCAGTGACCTGATCCGCTCCGCTCCGCGGGAGATCCGGCACCGCCTCGCCAAGGCCCTCGCCGAGGAGTCCACCGCACAACTCATCGCTGGTCTCGGTATCGGCTACACGGCCTGGCACGATGTGGCCACCCTGGGCGACGTGGAGAAAATCGACCATGTCGTGCTCGGCCCGGCCGGGCTGTTCGCGATCCTCTCGGAGGACTGGGGCGCGCCGGTGCAACTGCGCCGGGGCGAGCTCGTGGGCGACGCCCTCGAGCCGGGGGAAGAACCGCTGAGCGAGTTCGCGGCGGCCGCGCGCATCCTTTCCAAGTCCCTGCGGGTACGCTTCACGGCGCTCATCGTGGTCGCTCCCGACGAGGCCGTGACCGAACCGTTCTCGTTGCCGAGCCGCGGCCGGCGCGCCATGGTCGTCGTCATCCCGCGGTCTCGCCTCGTGGGCGTGCTCCGGGACGGCATCGCGGGCATGGAGCGCGGCAGCTTCGAGAAGGTCTTCGAGCTGCGCAGCACCCTGCAGAACGGTATCCGGTTCGTCGAAGACTAG
- a CDS encoding SMP-30/gluconolactonase/LRE family protein: MRAEQLTDPITFHGEGPVWSPAWGGLRLVDLFAGDVLTLGEGGAVSRRHIDAIAAALRPRAAGGAVIATERGFTLEDADGTRRALPSVWGDETVRMNDGGCAPDGSFYCGSMGYDQRTGAGSLYRLAADLSVTVALSGVTISNGLEWSPDGSLAYYNDTPTGQVGVFDWSPETGLTGLRPFVTIPEETGYPDGLTVDSDGGVWVALYAGGAVHRYTAAGVLDTVIEVDAHRVTACTFGGEALDRLYITTSREGVADGEDLLAGSIFTAVPGVTGRPVGTFAG, from the coding sequence GTGCGCGCGGAGCAGCTCACCGACCCGATCACCTTCCACGGCGAAGGACCGGTCTGGTCGCCGGCCTGGGGCGGGCTGCGCCTGGTGGACCTGTTCGCCGGGGACGTCCTCACCCTCGGTGAGGGGGGAGCCGTCTCGCGTCGGCACATCGACGCCATCGCCGCCGCACTCCGGCCGCGTGCGGCCGGGGGTGCCGTGATCGCCACCGAGCGCGGGTTCACGCTCGAAGACGCGGACGGCACCCGGCGTGCGCTGCCGTCGGTCTGGGGCGACGAGACCGTGCGGATGAATGACGGCGGCTGCGCCCCGGACGGATCCTTCTACTGCGGGTCCATGGGCTATGACCAGCGCACCGGCGCCGGCTCGCTGTACCGGCTGGCCGCTGATCTGTCGGTCACCGTCGCGCTGAGCGGGGTGACGATCTCCAATGGCCTCGAGTGGAGCCCCGACGGGTCGCTCGCCTATTACAACGACACGCCCACCGGACAGGTCGGCGTCTTCGACTGGTCCCCGGAAACCGGCCTGACGGGTCTCCGGCCGTTCGTCACCATCCCCGAGGAGACCGGATACCCCGACGGACTCACCGTCGACAGCGACGGCGGCGTGTGGGTCGCCCTGTACGCCGGGGGAGCCGTGCACCGGTACACCGCAGCCGGCGTCCTCGACACCGTCATCGAGGTCGATGCCCACCGGGTCACGGCCTGCACCTTCGGTGGCGAGGCCCTCGACCGGCTCTACATCACCACCTCCCGCGAAGGCGTCGCCGACGGTGAGGACCTCCTCGCGGGGTCGATCTTCACGGCCGTTCCCGGCGTCACCGGCCGGCCGGTCGGAACCTTCGCCGGCTGA
- a CDS encoding DUF1345 domain-containing protein — translation MKTSALVPRVRRSSTRLIAMVVVGAAAGLVTGLTGDWLLAPAIGWCAAAVFYIGWVWLVVARMDAPTTAAHATREDPSRGITDLLLILASLASLGSILIVLLQARGAQGAGQALLAALAVVSVGLSWVLVHTLFTLRYASLYYAEEEGGVDFNQVDPPRYSDFAYLSFTLGMTFQVSDTSLTSTVMRSAALRHALMSFLFGSIILATLINLVAGL, via the coding sequence GTGAAGACTTCAGCTCTCGTACCGCGGGTGCGCCGCTCCAGCACCCGGCTCATCGCCATGGTCGTCGTCGGCGCCGCTGCCGGACTCGTCACCGGACTGACCGGTGATTGGCTCCTGGCCCCCGCCATCGGATGGTGCGCCGCGGCCGTGTTCTACATCGGCTGGGTCTGGCTCGTCGTCGCGCGGATGGATGCGCCGACCACTGCCGCGCACGCCACCAGGGAAGACCCGTCGCGCGGCATCACCGACCTCCTGCTGATCCTGGCGAGCCTGGCCAGCCTGGGCAGCATCCTCATTGTGCTCCTGCAGGCGCGCGGGGCCCAGGGCGCGGGTCAGGCCCTGCTCGCCGCTCTCGCTGTGGTGAGCGTCGGGCTGTCCTGGGTGCTCGTGCACACCCTTTTCACCCTGCGCTACGCCTCGCTCTATTACGCCGAAGAGGAGGGCGGGGTGGACTTCAACCAGGTCGACCCGCCGCGCTATTCGGACTTCGCCTACCTGTCGTTCACGCTGGGGATGACCTTCCAGGTCTCCGACACGTCGCTCACGAGCACGGTCATGCGCTCGGCGGCCCTTCGCCACGCCCTGATGTCGTTCCTGTTCGGCTCGATCATCCTGGCGACCCTGATCAACCTGGTCGCGGGTCTCTGA
- a CDS encoding SOS response-associated peptidase, protein MTDSAPDLAAMFDVEHEGENLPEPSWNVKPTEQIPIVLESMKTNPALRRLESARWSLVPTFSPELNAAFATFNARAETVADKPTFRTALAKTRAIIPATGYYEWHTAGTVKTPYFVHSDDGLPLALAGLYSWWRNPALPNDDPARWVLTATVLTGPAQGALAGIHDRMPVVLPEETWDRWLDPHADGDQALVDAAVAASAEAAAGLAFYEVAPITGDAPELIDAVGPETEVGYSA, encoded by the coding sequence ATGACCGATTCGGCGCCTGACCTCGCCGCCATGTTCGACGTGGAGCACGAGGGCGAGAACCTGCCCGAGCCGTCCTGGAACGTCAAACCGACCGAGCAGATCCCCATCGTGCTCGAATCGATGAAGACGAATCCGGCCCTTCGTCGCCTGGAATCGGCGCGCTGGTCGCTCGTTCCCACATTCTCGCCAGAGCTCAACGCTGCATTCGCCACCTTCAACGCCCGTGCGGAGACGGTGGCGGACAAGCCCACCTTCCGCACAGCTCTGGCCAAGACTCGCGCGATCATCCCGGCCACCGGCTACTACGAGTGGCACACAGCCGGCACCGTGAAAACACCGTACTTCGTGCACTCGGACGACGGCCTGCCGTTGGCCCTGGCCGGCCTGTACTCCTGGTGGCGCAACCCGGCCCTGCCCAACGACGATCCCGCCCGCTGGGTCCTCACGGCCACCGTCCTCACCGGGCCGGCCCAGGGCGCACTGGCCGGCATCCACGACCGCATGCCCGTTGTGCTGCCAGAAGAGACCTGGGACCGGTGGCTGGACCCGCACGCCGACGGCGACCAGGCGCTCGTCGACGCAGCGGTCGCGGCATCCGCTGAGGCAGCGGCCGGACTGGCGTTCTACGAGGTCGCTCCGATCACTGGCGACGCCCCTGAGCTCATCGACGCCGTCGGCCCGGAGACCGAGGTCGGCTACAGCGCGTAG